A region of Anolis sagrei isolate rAnoSag1 chromosome 2, rAnoSag1.mat, whole genome shotgun sequence DNA encodes the following proteins:
- the NHP2 gene encoding H/ACA ribonucleoprotein complex subunit 2, giving the protein MGRASKRQEAEEEQAAPETEATPERSYHELVENVNAIARPLASRKLTRKLYKCIKKASKVKQIRRGVKEVQKFINKGEKGITVLAGDTLPIDVYCHIPIMCEDRNLPYVYIPSKTDLGAAAGSKRPTCVILIKSHEEYQEAYDECFEEVEALPLPL; this is encoded by the exons ATGGGCCGGGCCAGCAAGCGCCAGGAGGCCGAGGAGGAGCAGGCGGCGCCGGAGACTGAGGCCACCCCGGAGCGCTCCTACCACGAGCTGGTGGAGAACGTCAACGCCATCGCGCGGCCCCTGGCCTCCCGCAAGCTCACGCGGAAGCTCTACAAGTGCATCAAGAAAG CATCGAAGGTAAAACAGATTCGGCGTGGAGTGAAAGAGGTCCAGAAGTTCATTAACAAAGGCGAGAAGGG GATCACAGTTCTTGCAGGAGACACACTGCCTATTGATGTTTACTGCCATATCCCCATCATGTGTGAAGACCGGAATCTTCCATATGTCTACATCCCCTCCAAAACG gATTTAGGAGCAGCTGCAGGTTCAAAACGTCCAACTTGTGTTATCTTGATTAAATCTCATGAAGAATATCAGGAAGCCTACGATGAGTGTTTTGAGGAGGTCGAAGCCCTTCCACTCCCATtgtga